AAATAAGTAAAAGATAACAACAGTTATTATTAATAGCAAAGCCGTATAAATAATCAACGGGTATAAATTCTCTTTAATACTAAAATAAAGATGATTTTTCCTTACATTTTGAGTATCAACAATTTTTTGTATTGCTGTAAATAAATTACTGATACCTAACTTATTTATAATGAGTGTATACACTATAAAACTTATAGCAACTGTTGAGAAAAATTGTTTCTTTAGAAGAGATAGAATAATAATTATAAGCAATAGTATAAAGAAAATATTTAATTCTGCGGTTACAAAAATAATTCTGTTTGTTTCCAAATAACCTTTTAGAATTTTCGTTATTAGAGATAATTTATTAAAACCGGGATACCAAGTGGCAATCTCTTGCGAGAGACGACTGTCAGAACCTGGAGAAAAGAATGCTGATATAAGACCTAATAAAGAAACACCAAATGCTCCTAAATATCTCATATTAATTTTTTGATTTTTAACAAATTCTGCTATAAGAAGAAAACCTATAATAAGAAATCCTAAAACAGTGAACTGTTCTTGCATAAAAGCAAAACTAATAGCAATAAATGCTAACAATACAGAGAAGTTATTTTTCTGATTTAATAAACACCATCCAATTACTAGTGCAAACATAGGGAATAAGTAATTCGTTACTGTAGGAATTAAACCAGCACTTGTAAAAAGCACTCCGGGAAAAATAACGATAAAAACTATTGGAAGACTATATTTTACATATAGATAACCCTTTTCAGGAAGAATAATCTGCTTCAAAGCATATAAGAAGAGAAAGGTTAAACCTAATAAAGAAATATCAAAAATAATATAATGATGTCCTGACATAAACATCGTCACTGATTCAATAAGCAATCTACTTGACCAAGTTTGATAGCGATAAATGGCATACTCAAAGAAACCATGTTTACTTAATTCATGCGCAAAGATCGTTTGATCTCCTGCATCATTAATATATACTACCAGCTCTAATGTAAAAATAATACTGACAATAAAATAAAATAACAATAGGCGGTAATGATTCTTAATAAAACTTATTACCTTTTCCATAAATACTCTCCTTCTATATATTAGCATTGAAATTTCTCATAAGTATTTTTCATAAAAAAAGATTTATCGAATGTCAAAGAATCCTTTATAGTTTCTGATATATCCCTTTCCTACAGTTATATCATATTGTATAAGCTTCAAATCGTTAGCAATTTCTTTTTGTTCTTTAGTCAGTTTTCCATGACCAACAGTAGTATTATCTAAAACTTCTGTTAATAGAGCGTAATAAGGCGAAACTTTCGAATTGGTATGTTCTAGAAGTTCAGCTGTAAAATCACTAGAATTAACATAAGAATGATTCAAAGTCTTGGTATTATAATTACTCCAGATAAAGTAATCTGTTTGATATTGACTGTCCGGATCTTTTTTGAAAGCACTTTCAGGATACAAACCAGGTAAATGGTCTCCATAAAAAACAACTGTTACTTTGTGTTTCAGCTGCGAAAGTTGGGCTAAAAAATCTTTCGTTTCTTTATCTGTATAGGTCAGCAATCGCGCATAACTAGATAAAGAACCATTTTCATCTTTTGTATAGCCCTTGCCAGTAGCAACCACATCACTTGGCTCATCCGATGCCCAAGGTACATGATTTTGCATTGTCATTACAGAGAAAAATTGACTTTGAGAAGGATTAATCTTATCTAAAATATTCTGATAAGTTGTTTTATCACTAACATTAAGTCCTACTTTTTCAGAATGAGTAATTTTGTCACTGGTTCCACTGGAAGCAACAAAAGTCGGAAATTTTAATTTATCATAAACATATTTTCTAGAATAATTTGAAGCCGAAGATGGGTGAATAACAACTCGATTTTTCGATTTAAACTGATTGCTGATGGAAGGAAAAACAGACATATCAGGAACAACCTCGGTATAGAGAGTTGAAACCGAAGAGTTAAAATTATAGTATGGCAAACCAGTTAATGATTGAAATTCCATATTGGCAGTACCACCGCCATAACCATCTGAATGCATTAATCCGCTAGTTGTTTTTTCTTTAATCTGTTTAATATTAGGAATAACATCACGACTAAGGTTAACTCCTTGAACACGGTCAGGATCCGAAAAACTTTCACTTAAAATATAGATAACTGTCTGATTTGAAATATTTTCTGTTCGAACCTTATTGATTTTATTAGCTACATTATTATATTTCTTAGCTAATTTAAGAATACGCTCTTTACTGTAGTCTGACGGTTTATCCATAATAGACTTGGTTACCTGCTTTGTCCAAACATACATCAGAGATTTATAACTAGCATTCGAATAAAAGCCTTGATAGCCTATATCAACCCAATTATTAACCTGAGATATTACAGGAATCCCATTTACAATTTTGCTGCCTTTCTCATTTCTAAAGATGATAAAAATACTAAACCCAAGAAGACAAATAGAAGAGATAAGCCCTACTTTTAACCGATAATTTTCCGTAATTTTTCCTTGCAGCAAACGTTTTCTAAGGAACAAATATAACAGAATCAGAGCAGCTAAAATTAATAGAGTACTAAAAATAATATTAGCATTAACAGAACGTGCTAACAATCTTATATTAGTAACCCATGCAAAATCTGTCACTAGCAGAGGTTCATTACGCATACCTACCTTAAGGACATTAACGACAGTAATAATTGATCCTAAAATAACAATTAGAAAAGTTACAAGTAGATAGCGATTAATGATCAAGTATAAGAAAAAACCAGCCGCTGTCAATACCAATATCTGGTAAGCAGTTGCTCCCGGAACAATATACTTACCTAATAAATCAGCATCATTTTTTAAGCCGTATTGAAAAGCATAGTTAAAGATAGTAGCAAATAAAAGACTGGAAACAAAGGCTAGGGAGAGATTGGGACGATTCAATTTGATAGAACGATAAGCATTAAAACAAGCTTCTACAATCACACTAAACAAGATTAACGTTAGCAGAGTATAAAGAAATAAAAGACTTTCATAGGCAAGAGGTTTGTGGTAATAAGCCCTTAATGATTCCTGTAAAAGTTTAACATAAAGCGTATCGCTAAGAATAAAAGAAACAATTAATCCAGTTAGAAGAAATTCAGTTTCAGAAAAGTTCTCTAAAAGTAGAGTCATTTTCCGAGACAAATGTGATCTCTTCATTTTCACTCTTATAAGATAATTCAAAGCAAGTGTGCAAACAATAATTAAAACTAAAGTCGGTAAAAAATAAGGCTGAAAGAAGTGATTTTTTGCTAAATCCCAAATCTTAAAAGACTCATTATTTAATTCTCTGGTAACAGCTAGAAAATAGGATATTACTATATAAAGACCATATCCTAACAATAATTCTATAAAAAAAGTTTTCTTTAGATTTTTAGATAAATAGAACGATAGTCCTAAAATGGAGAGAACATAAATAACAAGACAAACTCCCCCGATAATTTTAAAATGACTAGGCAATGCTTCCCAATGCTCCATCATAATATCAAAGTTTCTCGAAATGACTTTGAAAGACAAAGATGAATTTGCTCTACGTCCTATTAAAAGATCATAATTTCTTAATGTGACATTAAGAGCAAAAATGAAAATGAAAATAAGTAATTTTTGCTTTCCAAGCATATCCCATATTTTTTTCAATTGTTTCATGACTTTATTTTTTGCAGAGAACGTTTAAGGATATATTTGACAGCCCTAGCTGGACCAATAAAGATATACTTAAAAGCTCCCTTTATTCCTCCCATATGGTTAAAATCAATAAAGGTATTTGGTGCTGAGTTACCACGTTTATTTAATAATTTATTATCTATGAAAGGCGTCAGATCAACTGGATTTTTAGAAATTCTAAAATCGTAATGCTCATTCCAAGCAATGTAGATCAATAAACGCTCAATAGCATGTAAAATAGAATTTTGCGGTAAAGGTTCCTCAGGCACATCATCATCTGTCAGATTTAAATCAAAGAGCGGTTTTAAGGCATCATATTTAAACCAAACAAAAGTGCCATAACTCATGACAAAAGTATGAAAAGCATTGAAATCAATCTTTTTGGTCATGCCCATCTTTTGCCATAATGTATTCATCTCAGGTGCAATCAAATGTTCATTCCAAGCATCAACAATTTTATTATAGCGAAAGAAAGTTGGCATATCAGCAATCACCAAACCAATTTTGGGGTTTTGCTGTAATTGCGCTAAAATATTGTCTGCTGGTTTAACCAACATGTCAATTAATTCTTCCCGCCAAGATTGGCCAGCCCAAAAATCAGCCTCCTTTGACTTTTTGGTATGAAAATGACCAACAAAATCATAGGTAGATAAATAATTTTTTAATTTTAACATAGGAAGAACATCACGTCCAATATTGCCTGTGACAAAAACCTGAGCCTCTTGACTGTTTGCGGATAGAATCTCTTCAATTTCAGCTTTCTTATCATCACTATCTGTCGTTATAAATAAATCATAAGAAAAATGAAATTGTTTAAATGCCGTTAAAAATTCTTCCAGCAAATCCACATAAAACACATGGAGATGAACCGCAGCTTTTTGATTCTTTAAATCAACTCTTTCCCTTTTCTTGACATATTTGTGACCCAATAAATAACTAAAATCAGGATAATTGATTTCTGACATGTGCGAAACGATTAAATCAATAGGATAGGTCGAATTCTTTTGAATATCATTTAAAAGATAGGGCGTAATATGTTGATTATTGTCAATCGCTTTAACCTTGATAAAGGGCACCCTATGATTCAAAATAGCTGTTGGATTATAGTAAGAGAAGTCTGCATGAAGCATATGCGAAGCATCTTCTTTGGTCGTATCAAAAACGACATCATATTGAAAACCAGCATCTAAGAGAGTTGTCGTGACCTTTGTTTCATACTGATCAATCACCTTTTGAACATCCTGATACTCTTTTATATTTTCCCAAAAGTCTCTGAAAGCGGTGCTTCTTAAAACAGATGCTTTAAATGAAATAAAGTAACTTTGAATATGCTCACGAAATGACTTGGTCGCACGGTTGTTGGTCAATCCCCAAAAATCAACTGTCGTCTTGGTTTCAAATTCTTGATAAATTGAATACATTTCCCAAAGAGGTCCAAAACAAGTGTCATTCATGGTTGTTACCGAGTCATATGTCACAAGTTCATCAAAACCGACAAAGACCATTCCATCTCGCCAAGCTGCAAAGTCAAATCCAGAATTCTGCCGTTGAATGAAGTCATCAATGAGATGCTTTTCTCTTAGCATTTTGACATCCGCATCTGCCACTTGGCTATTTGAAATAAAGATAACTTTTGAAAACAAGGATCTCATTTGAGTCAACTGATAAACGACATGGGAACTTACCCGATTGTATTTATTAAAATGAACATATAAAAGCAGGCGCTTCATTTTTTTCTCCTGAATAAGTTGATAATTTTTGTAGGAATGGTCCAACGGCGGGAATGAGTGACTGAATTGTAGCGGACAACCATCTCATTTAACTGTTCTAGATACAAATCTCTCTCAGCAACAGCTTTTTGATATTGATACTTATAAGGACTGAGCATTTTTAGCTCTACCTTCTTTTGATCCAATTCCTTCACTAAGTGATTCGCTAAAAAATCAGGCTGACTTGGCTGATCAACATTAAACCATTCATAAGTCAGTTTAAAGTCTTGCCCTTCTTGTGCGGTTAAATCATAGATCATTTGAGGATCGGGAGCTATAAAATAATAAGAATAACCAAAGACTTTGGCATTGGTCCAAGTCGGTAATAATTCTGTATTAACTGTTGTATTTACCAATGACACTTGACGATAGTAACTTGGGATTTCAGATAAATCAATCCGAATTTTCCGTATATTTTCTGGAAAAGTCAATTGAATATTGCCCGAATGCTGCAAAGGAAACTGAAAACAATTTTCTTCTGAAAATTCTTGATCATCTCCTTTAGCTAAATAAATGGTAATCTGCTGATTATCCCAAACATTTTTTCCATCCTGAGCCAGAACTTTTTCAAAATCATTATGCTTAGGCAATAGATATTCTAGAACTTTCTTATAATCACTATCAGGGTACTTTTCAATATACTCAAGCTGCGTTTCTAAGAGTCTATCAAATCGCTGGGCTAGTTTTTCTGAATCCTTAGAACGTGAATCTGACTCAGCATCCATACGATAGACGGTTGTAGAATCCCTTAAAAACGCTAATTTAGTTTTTTTAAATAATTCCAATTGGATATTGAAGGTATCATCAACGGCATCTTTATTAATTCGATCATTAATTTCTAACATTAATTTAGTTTCCACCAACCAAGTGGAAGCCATCGTCATCCCTTTTAAGGCAAGCATCTTTTCATAAGAATCCATAAAAGGGATAATATTATTTTTTAGTACATCTTTATGAATTATATTCCCTTTAGAGTCCACCATGTCAAAGTCTGTATTAGACCATTTTGATTCAGGAGATGTCTCTAAAAGATCAATTTGTTTTTGAAGCTTAAAAGGGTCTATCCAATAATCATCACCATCACATCTGGCAATGTACTGTCCTCTAGCTTTCTTACAAATATCGGACCAAGTTTTTGTAATTCCTTGATTTTCTTGATTAAAGAAAGCCCGAATTAAATCTGGATACTGTTTTTGATAGGTTTTTATGATATGAACTGAATGATCTGTTGAAGCATCATCAACAATTATGATTTCATATGGAAATGATGTTTCTTGTTTCAGGAAACTATCAATAGCTTCACCAATCCAGCTTCCTTTATTATAATTGGTGCAAATAATGGATACTTTTACCATTTTAATTCTCCGACACTATATCCTATGAAAATTGCCACTGCCCATTCCTTTGAATAAGTCCACTGGCAGAATCCATAGCTGATTTGTCATCACCTTCAAGGTCATCTCGATTAATAGAAATAATAGGTGTATTTGTCGCACTAGAAAAAGCCAACATCTGCCCTTGCTTATCTCTAACTGTCACTTCCAATTTTAACTTAATATCATTTAAGCTTTTCAGATGGCATTCATAAAAAACCCGTTTCTTTCCTGAACCACTGGATAGATAGTCTAAAGAATTGTCATTATAAATCCAAATATTACGATCAACATCTGTCAAAGAAAGAGCAATATATGTTCCCACATCTGCAAGAACGTTATAAGAAATTTCAAAACGGATGGAGTCTCTTGGTGTCATACGATTAGCAGACAGGAGTTTTACTTCAAGATTATCAACAACAATTTGCTCTTCTTCCTGAACGGCTGCTTCCTCTTCTTGTTTATCCTCAACAATCTGGTCTGTATTATCTAAACTGTATTGGTTAGCCACATCAAATGGCTCACCAATTGCCTTTATCAAACCATCATCTATTAAAACAGCTTTATTACAATATTTCTTGACTGCAGCCATATCGTGCGTTACCAAGATCGTAGTCTTGCCGCTATTCTTTCTTTCCAAAAAGTAATCATTACATTTACGCTGAAAGGCTTCATCACCAACCGCCAAAACTTCATCAAGAATGAGGACATCCCCTTGCGCTTTTATGGCAACAGAGAAGGCAAGACGCACCTGCATCCCACTAGAATAGTTTTTCAGCTTTTGATTCATGAAATCTTGAAGTTCTGCGAAGTCTACAATATCCTGATACATAGTATCTACCTCTTCAGTTGTGAAACCAAGCATAGCCCCATTCATATAAACATTTTCACGGCCAGTCAGTTCTGGATTAAAACCGACACCGAGTTCAATAAAAGAAACTAATTTCCCATCTACAGTAACTTTGCCTTGTTCAGGAACATAAATTTGAGAAATAATTTTTAAAAGTGTTGATTTACCAGAACCATTTCGGCCTACAATACCAAAAAAGTCTCCTTTTTCAACTTCGAAATCAATATCTCGCAGGACATGCTGTTTCTTATAACCTTTAATCCCTTTAAAACGATTGACTAAGGCAGTTCTCAAACTTTGAGTACTTTCAACAGGTAACTTAAAATACTTACTGACATGGTCAACTTTGACTGCAATATTATTTTTTGTCATTAGATAATCTCCGCAAATTTCTTAGCATTATAATTGAAAACAAGAAAACCGATAATAAACACAAAAATAGGCACAAGATATGGAATGACAGCAATAGATTTATGATTAATCATCTGCCAAATAGTAACATTAGCTGGATCAATCAAAATGTGCCGCATATCCTGAATAATTTGAGCAATTGGACTCAATAAAAGAAGCTTAGCACCTACAACACTGCGAGTAGCAATATAAGTCAAAGAATAAATAATTGGCGTTCCATAGAACCCCCCTTGCAGAATAACTTCCCAAACAGGACCAATGTCACGATATCTCACATAAAGCGTTGATAAAATAAAGGCAATCCCTGTTGAGAAAAGTAAGAGCTCAAGGAAAAGCGGAATCAACAAGAATAAATTCCATCTAAAAGTAAAAGTTACACCATTTAAAAGGGCAAAGATTAAAACAACAATTACATTAATACCAAAATTAATAGCAGCTCCAGAGACTGCTGAAAAAACAATCGTCTGCTTCGAAAAATTAAGTTTACGCAGTAAATCGCCACGCGTTACAACAGAAACCATACCCATCATGGTTGTTTCTTGGAAAAATGTCCAAATAACATTTCCTAGCAGGAGAGCAACAGGCCAGTGAGGCACATCGCCCCCTAAAGGTAAGAAACGAACAAAGACAATGTACATGATAGCAAACAGCATCAAAGGCTTCAAAATTGACCAAAGGTAGCCAATGGCGCTTCCTTGATAACGAAGTTTAAAATCAGTCTTGATAAGTTCTTTTAATAGAATACGATTTTTACGACTAAAAAAGTCCATTATTTTCTCCTATAACCAAATTTAGTAATAATCAATGTCTTAAAAACAAAAGTATGAAAGGCACGATTCTTAGCAAAACCATATTGTTTGAGCCATTTAATCCTGTTTAAAAACGACTGATCCAACAAAGTCACATAAGCTTGAATAATAGCCTTATTAGCTGCCGGCAAATCCAATTCCAATAAATGACTGGCTTGTTGCTGACTTGATGTTACTAACCACCAGTATTTTTTCACCAAACGATGGGGACGCAGCCAATTTTTCAAACGTTTAGACCAAGTTCTAGCTCCCAAAACATTACTTTCATGCTGGCGGTATAATTCTGTGGTCTCATCTAGATAAATCAATTTACCTAGACTGGCAGCAAGGAGCGCTAAATACCAATCATGCATAATCAAGTCATCATAACACTGCTTCCACTGCTTAGCTAGACAATGATTAACCATCATAGTCCCGCCAGTAACTGTATTTTCTGTTAATTCCTCAAGTAAACTAGTATTGGCATGATGAGACTGTGTTTTGATCATGCTATCATGCAAAACTTGCAAATCTCTATCTACTACTGTCAAATCTGTATAAACCATCAAAGGGATTTGATTGTTTTCTTTTTCAACACTTGCCAGAGTTAATTTCAGCTTTTGCGGCTGCCAAACATCATCTTGATCGCTAAAAAAATAGTAATCGGCCTTTTCATATTTTAGTAAGGTATAGAAATTTTTGATGACACCAAAATTTTCTCGTTTATCAGCATTGATAAAACGAATCCGCGCATCAGACTTAGCAAAGTCTGCAATAATTTTAGGAGTTTCATCACTAGAACCATCGTCGCGAATAAGTAAGTTCCAATTTTCAAAAGTTTGTTTTTGAATACTTTGGATTTGTTGGGCGATGAATTCCTGACCATTGTAGGTGGACATTAAAATATTAACTTTCATGTAAGAACAAGTCCTCGTACTCTTCTACAATTTTCTCCCAAGTATAGTAATTTACAATAATTTCCTTAGCTCTTTGTCCATACTCTGCAAAATTTTCCTGTTTATCAAATTGATTGATTAACTGAGCAAGACTTCCACTATCCTGAGTCCAATACCGTGCAGCATCTAATGCTACTGTATAATTAAATTCAGTAATCAAGACAAGATTCAAGTCCGTATGGGCTAAAGCTTCAAGCAAACCGGGATTAGTCCCTCCAACCTCGTGACCGTGAATATAAGCAAAAGCTTGTTCACGAATATAAGTTAAAAGAGGACGATCATAAACTGTCCCAACAAATTTAATACGCTTATCTTTATCAAATTCGGTTTTTTGTCGCAAATCTTCAAAATAGGCATTGCCTTCATAATTGCAAATAATAACCAAATCACGTTCACTTGACGAAGTCATGAATTCACGGATAGCTGTTTCATAGTTATTCTCAGGAACAAAACGTCCAACAATGAGATAATATCCTCTATCTTTAATAGCCCATTTTTTATAAAAGTCTTTAACCTTGGAATCGTTTTTTGACAGCCCTGAAGGTGATAAATCCGTGCCATAGGCAATAAAAGTCGTCTTTGCCCAAGGATACATTTGTTTGATATAGCCTTCAATTCCAGTATTATCAGAAATAACCAAATCAGCTTTTTTGGTCATGCATTTTTCAGCATATTTAAGATAGGCTTGCACTGGACGTGACCATTTAGAACGTCGCCATTCCAAACCATCTGGATTAATATAAAATCGTCCGCCTATGTGCTTAATCTTACGAGCAAAGGGTCCCATAAAAGCACCGATTGTATTTCCTAAAATATAAAAAATAGGGTGTTTGATTTTTTGATCCTTGATCAACTTTAAAGCATAGCGAATAGCCATCATATCATAAGCAATGACTCTGGCAGGACCCAGCTTAGGAGCCTTAATAGTAAAACAATCAACACCTAAATAGGTAAAATGCTTATGCTGGTCAGTCTCACTAAGACAGGCCACATGATAAGTTAACTGCTGCGACTGTTTATGCTTAACCAATTCTTCCACGAAAGTCTCAAAACCACCATATTTTGCTGGTAAGCCGCGACTTCCTATGATGAATACATGACGCAAACTCTATTCCCCCATTTTATAATACAATACATTACATTATAGCATATTTTAAAGAATTTTGCGAAAAGAAAAAACAGGTTTAAACCTGTCCTTCTTTGCTAAAATACTATTTTTTGACATCCTGCTTATAAAATTCTTGTAAAGCTTCTTGCCAAGTCGGAATAACAAATCCTGTCGCCTTAGCCTTTGTCAAACTCATAGTTGAATTTAACGGCCGTTTGGCTTTAGCAGGGAACTGACTAGAGTCAACAGGTTTTACGACAACATCGGTATCCTTTAAAATTTCAAGTGCAAAATCATACCAAGTCGTATCTTCGGTTGCATCATTTGATAAATGATAATAACCATATTCTTTTTGATTTTCAGCCAGATAAGTCATAAATTCAGCTAAAGTTCGTGTCCAAGTCGGACGACCATGCTGATCATTAACAACCGTTAAACTGTTATGACTTTTAGCAAGATGTTGCATAGTAAAAACAAAATTTTTACCATAATTACCAAATACCCAAGCTGTACGGATGATGTAAAAGTTCTTAACGTATTTTTCAACTGCTTCTTCACCTAAACGCTTTGTCCGACCATACTCAGTCTTAGGATTTGGCTTATCATCCACTTCCCATTCTTGACCAACTGGCTTTTCACCATCAAACACATAATCAGTTGAAATGTAAACCAAAGTTGCATTATATTTCTCACAAGCCTTAGCAATGTTTTCAGTTCCTGTCACATTGATAGCATAATCCAACTCTTTACCTTCATCTTCTGCAGCATCAACTGCTGTATAGGCTGCACAATGGTAGACAAGACTCGGTTTAACCTGTAAAAAGACTTCATCCACTTTTTCAGCTTTTGTAATATCCATCTCTGCAACATCAACAGCCACATAGTCTTCATTACGTTCATCAAGTAAATGACGTAATTCTGTACCTAATTGACCATTACTTCCTGTGATTAAAATCATTATTTTTTCTCCTTTAAAAAGCTTTATTACTATTACCTAAAAAAGACTAAAACAAAAGTATTAATCTCATTATATAAAATAGTTATAACAGCATGATGAAGTTATTGATTGAAAAGCATTACCCCTTGATTCACAAAGTGATAGCCTCATAAATGTTATTCATGTCAATACCTAATCAACTGTGCTGGGGGTAGGACTGCAAAATCAATTCTACGAAATCACGATTTTCATATGTAACTTATAGATTAGACTATTTTGTGGGTGATTACGCAACAATCATGTGTGTCTGGCCTATTCCCTTTTTAACAATTTAACTTCAACGAATCCCTAACGC
This region of Streptococcus mutans genomic DNA includes:
- the rfbD gene encoding dTDP-4-dehydrorhamnose reductase, with product MMILITGSNGQLGTELRHLLDERNEDYVAVDVAEMDITKAEKVDEVFLQVKPSLVYHCAAYTAVDAAEDEGKELDYAINVTGTENIAKACEKYNATLVYISTDYVFDGEKPVGQEWEVDDKPNPKTEYGRTKRLGEEAVEKYVKNFYIIRTAWVFGNYGKNFVFTMQHLAKSHNSLTVVNDQHGRPTWTRTLAEFMTYLAENQKEYGYYHLSNDATEDTTWYDFALEILKDTDVVVKPVDSSQFPAKAKRPLNSTMSLTKAKATGFVIPTWQEALQEFYKQDVKK